In one Bacillus sp. PK3_68 genomic region, the following are encoded:
- the rpoB gene encoding DNA-directed RNA polymerase subunit beta has protein sequence MVGQLVQYGRHRQRRSYARISEVLELPNLIEIQTSSYQWFLDEGLREMFQDISPIEDFTGNLALEFIDYSLGEPKYPVDESKERDVTYSAPLRVKVRLLNKETGEVKDQEVFMGDFPLMTETGTFIINGAERVIVSQLVRSPSVYYSGKMDKNGKRGFTATVIPNRGAWLEYETDAKDIVYVRIDRTRKLPVTVLLRALGFGSDQEIIDLIGDNEYIRNTLEKDNTESTEKALIEIYERLRPGEPPTVENAKSLLISRFFDPKRYDLASVGRYKMNKKLHTKNRLFGQRLAETLADPETGEIIAEKGTLLDRRALDKIIPNLENGVGFKTYRQSGGVVEEDIVVQSIKIYAPNSEDERIINIIGNGFPEVNVKHITPADIIASIGYFFNLLYGVGDTDDIDHLGNRRLRSVGELLQNQFRIGLSRMERVVRERMSIQDTNTITPQQLINIRPVIASIKEFFGSSQLSQFMDQTNPLAELTHKRRLSALGPGGLTRERAGFEVRDVHYSHYGRMCPIETPEGPNIGLINSLSTYAKVNRFGFIETPYRKVDPDTGRVTDRIDYLTADEEDNYVVAQANVRLNEDGSFADEEVVARFRSENTVVKRERVDYMDVSPKQVVSAATACIPFLENDDSNRALMGANMQRQAVPLMQPEAPIVGTGMEYVSGKDSGAAVICKREGIVEHVEAREIWVRRIEEIDGKEVKGDLDKYRLLKFIRSNQGTCYNQRPIVSVGDRVTKGEILADGPSMEKGELALGRNVMVGFMTWDGYNYEDAIIMSERLVKDDVYTSIHIEEYESESRDTKLGPEEITRDIPNVGEDALRNLDERGIIRIGAEVKDGDLLVGKVTPKGVTELTAEERLLHAIFGEKAREVRDTSLRVPHGGGGIVLDVKVFNREDGDELPPGVNQLVRVYIVQKRKISEGDKMAGRHGNKGVISRILPEEDMPFLPDGTPIDIMLNPLGVPSRMNIGQVMELHLGMAARYLGLHVATPVFDGATEDDVWETIEEAGMSRDAKTVLYDGRSGEPFDNRVSVGIMYMIKLAHMVDDKLHARSTGPYSLVTQQPLGGKAQFGGQRFGEMEVWALEAYGAAYTLQEILTVKSDDIVGRVKTYEAIVKGENVPEPGVPESFKVLIKELQSLGMDVKIMSGDDQEIEMRDLEDEDDVQQADTLNIAPEENLSEKVSSTD, from the coding sequence TTGGTAGGTCAACTAGTTCAGTACGGACGACACCGCCAGCGCAGAAGCTATGCGCGCATTAGTGAAGTTTTAGAATTACCAAATCTCATTGAAATTCAAACATCCTCCTATCAGTGGTTTCTTGATGAGGGCTTGAGAGAAATGTTTCAGGATATTTCTCCTATTGAAGATTTTACTGGTAATCTTGCATTGGAATTTATTGATTACAGTCTCGGAGAACCGAAATATCCGGTGGATGAGTCTAAGGAGCGCGATGTAACTTACTCTGCTCCGCTTCGAGTTAAAGTCCGTCTTTTAAATAAAGAGACTGGTGAAGTGAAGGATCAGGAAGTATTCATGGGCGACTTCCCGCTTATGACTGAAACAGGAACATTTATTATCAATGGAGCAGAGCGCGTTATCGTATCCCAGCTTGTTCGTTCTCCGAGTGTGTACTACAGCGGAAAAATGGACAAAAACGGAAAGCGTGGTTTCACTGCTACTGTTATTCCGAACCGTGGAGCCTGGTTGGAGTATGAAACAGATGCAAAAGACATTGTATATGTTCGTATCGACCGTACACGTAAATTACCAGTTACCGTATTATTGCGTGCTCTCGGGTTTGGCTCTGATCAAGAAATCATTGATCTTATCGGTGACAACGAATATATCCGTAATACGCTCGAAAAGGACAATACGGAGAGCACGGAAAAAGCACTCATTGAAATTTATGAGCGTTTGCGCCCGGGTGAGCCTCCGACAGTTGAAAATGCTAAGAGCTTGCTGATTTCCCGTTTCTTTGATCCAAAACGTTATGATCTTGCTAGTGTTGGACGCTATAAGATGAACAAAAAGCTCCATACAAAGAACCGTTTGTTTGGGCAGCGTCTTGCCGAAACGTTGGCAGATCCGGAAACAGGTGAAATTATTGCGGAAAAAGGCACACTTCTTGACCGCCGTGCACTTGATAAAATTATACCGAACCTGGAAAATGGTGTAGGCTTTAAAACTTATCGTCAATCCGGCGGGGTAGTAGAAGAGGATATCGTTGTTCAATCCATTAAAATTTATGCCCCAAATAGTGAAGATGAAAGGATCATTAATATCATTGGGAATGGCTTCCCAGAGGTAAATGTGAAACACATTACACCAGCTGATATTATTGCATCCATTGGTTATTTCTTTAACTTATTGTACGGAGTTGGAGACACAGATGATATTGATCATCTAGGTAACCGTCGCCTTCGCTCTGTCGGCGAATTGCTTCAAAATCAATTCCGAATTGGATTATCTCGTATGGAACGTGTTGTTCGCGAACGAATGTCCATTCAAGATACAAATACAATTACACCACAACAATTAATTAATATCCGGCCGGTTATTGCTTCAATCAAAGAGTTCTTTGGAAGCTCCCAGCTTTCACAGTTCATGGATCAAACCAACCCGCTGGCTGAATTAACGCATAAGCGTCGTTTATCAGCGCTTGGACCTGGTGGATTAACAAGGGAACGTGCAGGATTTGAAGTGCGTGACGTTCACTATTCCCACTACGGCCGTATGTGTCCGATTGAAACACCTGAGGGACCGAATATCGGATTGATCAACTCGCTCTCTACTTACGCAAAGGTTAATCGTTTCGGCTTTATTGAAACTCCTTACCGGAAAGTAGATCCGGATACAGGAAGAGTAACAGATCGTATTGACTATTTAACAGCTGACGAAGAAGATAACTATGTAGTGGCTCAAGCGAATGTTCGTCTCAACGAAGACGGTTCGTTCGCCGATGAAGAAGTAGTTGCTCGCTTCCGAAGCGAAAACACAGTTGTAAAGCGTGAGCGCGTGGACTACATGGACGTATCTCCAAAACAGGTAGTGTCTGCTGCAACAGCTTGTATTCCTTTCTTAGAAAACGATGACTCCAACCGTGCGTTAATGGGAGCGAACATGCAACGTCAAGCCGTGCCTTTAATGCAGCCGGAAGCGCCAATTGTTGGTACTGGAATGGAATATGTTTCAGGAAAAGACTCTGGAGCCGCAGTTATCTGTAAGCGAGAAGGAATTGTGGAGCATGTAGAAGCGAGAGAAATCTGGGTGCGTCGCATTGAAGAGATAGATGGAAAAGAAGTAAAAGGTGACCTTGATAAATATCGCCTGCTTAAATTTATTCGCTCTAACCAAGGTACATGCTATAACCAGCGTCCGATCGTTAGTGTCGGCGACCGTGTGACAAAGGGTGAAATCCTTGCTGACGGCCCTTCCATGGAAAAAGGGGAGCTTGCTTTAGGACGAAATGTAATGGTTGGCTTCATGACATGGGATGGTTATAACTATGAGGATGCCATCATCATGAGCGAACGTCTCGTAAAAGATGATGTGTACACTTCCATCCACATTGAAGAATACGAGTCAGAGTCACGCGATACAAAACTCGGACCAGAAGAAATCACTCGTGATATTCCAAACGTTGGGGAAGATGCGCTTCGCAACCTTGACGAACGTGGAATCATTCGCATCGGGGCTGAAGTGAAAGATGGGGATCTTCTCGTCGGAAAAGTAACGCCAAAAGGCGTCACTGAATTGACTGCGGAAGAACGACTTCTACATGCGATCTTTGGAGAAAAAGCGCGTGAAGTGCGGGATACATCTTTACGGGTGCCACATGGCGGCGGCGGAATCGTCCTTGATGTGAAAGTGTTTAACCGCGAGGACGGCGATGAATTGCCACCAGGTGTGAATCAGCTCGTCCGCGTATATATCGTTCAGAAACGTAAAATCTCTGAAGGGGATAAAATGGCCGGACGCCACGGAAACAAAGGGGTTATCTCCCGGATCTTACCGGAAGAAGACATGCCTTTCCTTCCTGACGGCACACCGATCGATATTATGTTAAACCCACTAGGGGTACCTTCACGGATGAACATCGGACAGGTAATGGAGCTTCACTTAGGTATGGCAGCTCGTTACTTAGGGTTGCATGTAGCTACTCCGGTATTCGATGGAGCAACGGAAGACGATGTATGGGAAACAATTGAAGAAGCTGGCATGTCCAGGGATGCAAAAACGGTCCTTTATGACGGCCGTAGCGGAGAGCCATTCGATAACCGTGTATCTGTTGGTATCATGTACATGATCAAGCTTGCTCACATGGTTGACGATAAACTTCATGCCCGCTCAACAGGGCCTTACTCTCTTGTTACCCAGCAGCCGCTCGGAGGTAAAGCTCAGTTCGGTGGTCAGCGTTTTGGAGAGATGGAAGTATGGGCACTTGAAGCTTATGGTGCGGCTTATACACTTCAAGAAATTCTTACTGTCAAATCCGATGATATTGTTGGTCGTGTGAAAACATATGAGGCAATTGTCAAAGGTGAAAATGTTCCGGAACCAGGAGTTCCAGAATCATTTAAAGTTTTGATTAAAGAACTTCAAAGTTTGGGAATGGACGTCAAGATTATGTCCGGAGACGACCAGGAAATTGAAATGCGTGATTTAGAAGATGAGGATGACGTTCAGCAGGCAGATACATTAAATATCGCTCCTGAAGAAAACTTATCTGAAAAAGTAAGTTCAACGGATTAA
- the rpoC gene encoding DNA-directed RNA polymerase subunit beta', with product MLDVNNFEYMKIGLASPDKIRSWSYGEVKKPETINYRTLKPEKDGLFCERIFGPTKDWECHCGKYKRVRYKGVVCDRCGVEVTKAKVRRERMGHIELAAPVSHIWYFKGIPSRMGLVLDMSPRALEEVIYFASYVVTEAGDTALEKKQLLSEKEYRAYREKYGNKFQASMGAEAIKKLLQDIDLEKEVDFLKEELKSAQGQRRTRAIKRLEVIEAFRHSGNNPSWMILDVLPVIPPELRPMVQLDGGRFATSDLNDLYRRVINRNNRLKRLLDLGAPSIIVQNEKRMLQEAVDALIDNGRRGRPVTGPGNRPLKSLSHMLKGKQGRFRQNLLGKRVDYSGRSVIVVGPNLKMYQCGLPKEMALELFKPFVMKELVEKGLAHNIKSAKRKIERVQPEVWDVLEEVIKEHPVLLNRAPTLHRLGIQAFEPTLVEGRAIRLHPLVCTAYNADFDGDQMAVHVPLSAEAQAEARMLMLAAQNILNPKDGKPVVTPSQDMVLGNYYLTLEREDAIGEGMIFKDVDEALIAYQNGYVHLHTRVAVAASALNNQTFTEEQNKKLLITTVGKMIFNEILPDTFPYINEPTNTNLVEKTPEKYFVEPTENVKEYIEKQELIAPFKKKILGNIIAEVFKRFKITETSKMLDRMKDLGFKHSTKAGITVGVADIVVLGEKEQILKEAQSKVDNVMKQFRRGLITEEERYDRVISIWSAAKDTIQGKLMASLDKRNPIFMMSDSGARGNASNFTQLAGMRGLMANPAGRIIELPIKSSFREGLTVLEYFISTHGARKGLADTALKTADSGYLTRRLVDVAQDVIVREDDCGTDRGLLIRSIKEGTEIIEPLEERLVGRYARKTIAHPETGEIIARENDLIDEDMASVIINAGIEEVWIRSAFTCNTRHGVCKKCYGRNLATGQQVEVGEAVGIIAAQSIGEPGTQLTMRTFHTGGVAGDDITQGLPRIQELFEARNPKGQAVISEIDGVVTAINEGRDRQQEIVLQSDVESRTYTAPYTARLKVAVNDQVKRGQELTEGSIDPKEYLKITDVSSVQEYLLREVQKVYRMQGVEIGDKHIEVMVRQMLRKVRVLDAGETDVLPGSLLEIHQFRDANEQALLEGKMPATGRPVLLGITKASLETDSFLSAASFQETTRVLTDAAIKGKRDELLGLKENVIIGKLVPAGTGMQRYRNSEPVLATSEESVTVE from the coding sequence TTGCTAGATGTAAACAATTTTGAATACATGAAAATCGGTCTGGCATCACCAGACAAGATTAGATCATGGTCATACGGTGAAGTGAAGAAACCGGAAACGATTAACTATCGTACATTAAAGCCAGAAAAAGATGGATTGTTTTGTGAGCGTATTTTCGGACCTACAAAAGACTGGGAATGTCATTGTGGGAAATATAAGAGAGTACGCTATAAAGGCGTTGTCTGTGACCGCTGTGGCGTAGAAGTAACAAAAGCAAAAGTTCGTCGCGAGCGCATGGGTCATATTGAATTGGCGGCTCCTGTTTCACATATTTGGTATTTCAAAGGTATTCCAAGCCGTATGGGGCTAGTGCTTGATATGTCCCCGCGTGCACTTGAGGAAGTTATTTACTTTGCTTCTTATGTTGTAACCGAAGCTGGTGATACTGCGCTTGAGAAAAAGCAATTACTTTCCGAAAAAGAATACCGTGCTTATCGTGAAAAGTACGGAAATAAATTTCAGGCATCTATGGGTGCAGAAGCGATTAAAAAGCTGCTCCAAGACATTGATCTTGAAAAAGAAGTGGATTTCCTAAAAGAAGAATTAAAGAGTGCACAAGGCCAACGCCGGACAAGAGCGATCAAACGTCTTGAAGTTATCGAAGCGTTCCGCCACTCTGGCAACAACCCGAGCTGGATGATTTTGGATGTTCTTCCTGTCATTCCGCCGGAGCTTCGCCCGATGGTACAGCTTGATGGTGGTCGTTTTGCCACTTCTGATTTAAATGATTTATATCGCCGAGTGATTAACCGGAACAACCGCTTGAAGCGTTTGCTTGATCTCGGAGCTCCAAGCATTATTGTTCAAAATGAAAAGCGGATGCTGCAAGAAGCGGTAGATGCATTAATTGATAATGGTCGCCGCGGCCGTCCTGTTACAGGGCCAGGTAACCGCCCGTTAAAGTCCCTTTCTCATATGCTGAAAGGAAAGCAAGGGCGTTTCCGTCAAAACCTGTTAGGAAAACGTGTTGACTATTCAGGCCGTTCGGTTATTGTCGTTGGACCGAATCTGAAAATGTATCAATGTGGCCTTCCAAAAGAAATGGCACTTGAATTGTTTAAGCCATTTGTTATGAAGGAACTGGTTGAAAAAGGCCTAGCTCATAACATTAAAAGTGCGAAACGTAAAATTGAACGCGTGCAGCCGGAAGTATGGGATGTGCTAGAAGAAGTAATCAAGGAGCACCCTGTTCTTTTAAACCGGGCACCGACGCTTCACCGTCTTGGTATTCAAGCATTTGAACCTACATTAGTAGAGGGACGCGCAATCCGTCTTCACCCGCTCGTTTGTACAGCATACAACGCGGACTTTGATGGAGACCAAATGGCCGTGCACGTGCCGTTGTCAGCAGAAGCTCAGGCAGAAGCCCGGATGTTAATGCTGGCTGCTCAAAATATCTTGAATCCAAAAGACGGAAAGCCAGTTGTTACTCCGTCTCAGGACATGGTATTAGGAAACTACTACCTCACTCTTGAGCGTGAAGATGCTATCGGCGAAGGAATGATTTTTAAAGATGTAGATGAAGCATTAATTGCCTATCAAAATGGTTATGTTCATCTTCATACGAGAGTAGCTGTCGCTGCCTCTGCTTTAAACAATCAAACATTTACTGAAGAGCAAAATAAAAAGCTGTTAATTACAACAGTCGGAAAGATGATTTTCAATGAAATTCTTCCGGATACATTCCCTTACATTAACGAGCCAACAAATACAAACCTGGTAGAGAAAACACCAGAGAAGTACTTTGTTGAGCCGACAGAAAATGTAAAAGAGTATATTGAAAAGCAAGAGCTTATTGCTCCATTCAAGAAAAAAATCCTTGGAAATATCATTGCGGAAGTATTTAAACGTTTTAAAATTACAGAAACGTCCAAAATGCTTGACCGCATGAAGGACTTAGGATTTAAGCACTCTACGAAGGCTGGTATCACGGTAGGTGTCGCAGATATCGTAGTATTAGGCGAAAAAGAACAAATCTTGAAAGAAGCACAGTCAAAAGTTGATAATGTTATGAAGCAATTCAGACGTGGTTTAATCACGGAAGAAGAACGCTATGATCGCGTTATTTCTATCTGGAGTGCAGCTAAAGACACGATTCAAGGTAAATTGATGGCTTCCCTAGATAAGCGCAACCCAATCTTCATGATGAGTGACTCAGGGGCCCGTGGTAACGCGTCTAACTTTACTCAGCTTGCAGGGATGCGCGGTCTGATGGCGAACCCGGCTGGTCGGATTATCGAACTTCCGATCAAGTCAAGTTTCCGTGAAGGCTTAACCGTATTGGAATACTTTATTTCTACACACGGAGCGCGTAAAGGTCTAGCGGATACGGCTCTTAAAACGGCTGACTCTGGTTACTTGACTCGTCGTCTTGTAGATGTGGCTCAAGATGTAATTGTCCGTGAAGATGATTGTGGAACCGACCGCGGTCTTCTGATTCGTTCGATTAAAGAAGGAACAGAAATCATTGAACCGCTGGAAGAGCGTCTTGTTGGCCGTTATGCTAGAAAGACAATTGCTCATCCTGAAACCGGGGAAATCATTGCAAGAGAAAATGACCTGATAGATGAGGACATGGCAAGTGTCATTATTAACGCAGGCATTGAAGAGGTATGGATTCGCTCCGCCTTTACTTGTAACACCCGTCATGGCGTATGTAAAAAATGTTACGGACGCAACCTTGCAACTGGACAACAAGTGGAGGTCGGCGAAGCAGTTGGTATCATCGCTGCCCAATCAATTGGTGAACCAGGTACACAGTTGACGATGCGTACATTCCATACAGGCGGGGTAGCCGGAGACGATATTACTCAAGGTTTGCCTCGTATTCAGGAGTTGTTCGAAGCGCGTAATCCAAAAGGTCAGGCAGTTATTTCTGAAATTGACGGTGTTGTGACCGCAATTAATGAAGGCCGTGATCGCCAGCAGGAAATCGTTCTTCAAAGCGATGTAGAAAGCCGCACATATACGGCTCCATACACAGCTCGCTTGAAAGTAGCTGTTAACGATCAAGTAAAACGAGGCCAAGAACTGACAGAGGGTTCTATCGATCCGAAAGAATACTTGAAAATTACCGATGTTTCTTCCGTTCAGGAGTACTTGTTGCGCGAAGTGCAAAAAGTATACCGGATGCAAGGGGTAGAAATCGGTGACAAGCATATTGAAGTAATGGTACGACAGATGCTTCGTAAAGTGCGTGTTCTTGATGCTGGAGAAACAGATGTTCTGCCAGGCAGCCTGCTTGAAATTCATCAATTTAGAGATGCCAATGAGCAAGCGTTGCTTGAGGGCAAAATGCCAGCAACGGGAAGACCAGTTCTTCTTGGTATTACGAAAGCATCCCTTGAGACAGATTCGTTCCTATCTGCGGCATCCTTCCAAGAAACAACTCGCGTGTTGACAGATGCAGCGATTAAAGGAAAACGCGATGAACTTTTAGGTTTGAAAGAGAACGTTATTATCGGAAAACTTGTTCCAGCTGGAACGGGTATGCAGCGATATCGTAACTCTGAGCCAGTATTAGCAACATCTGAAGAATCTGTAACAGTAGAATAA
- the rpsL gene encoding 30S ribosomal protein S12, which translates to MPTINQLVRKPRKSKSTKSKSPALNKGYNSFKKAQTDINSPQKRGVCTRVGTMTPKKPNSALRKYARVRLSNGIEVNAYIPGIGHNLQEHSVVLIRGGRVKDLPGVRYHIVRGALDTAGVETRRQGRSKYGMKRPKEAKK; encoded by the coding sequence ATGCCTACTATTAACCAGTTAGTGCGTAAACCTCGTAAATCAAAATCAACTAAATCCAAGTCACCAGCACTTAACAAAGGCTATAATAGCTTTAAAAAAGCGCAAACGGATATTAATTCACCACAAAAGCGTGGAGTGTGTACTCGTGTTGGTACAATGACACCGAAAAAGCCTAACTCGGCTTTACGTAAATATGCCCGTGTTCGTTTGAGCAATGGTATTGAAGTGAATGCTTATATTCCTGGTATTGGACATAACCTTCAAGAGCACAGCGTTGTGTTGATTCGTGGAGGAAGAGTAAAAGACTTACCAGGGGTTCGTTATCACATCGTTCGTGGTGCGCTTGATACTGCCGGCGTAGAAACTCGTCGTCAAGGCCGTTCTAAGTACGGAATGAAGCGTCCAAAAGAAGCTAAAAAATAA
- the rpsG gene encoding 30S ribosomal protein S7 — MPRKGPVAKRDVLPDPMYNSKLVTRLINKMMVDGKRGKSQAILYAAFDLIRERTGKDPMEVFDQAIKNIMPVLEVRARRVGGANYQVPVEVRPERRTTLGLRWLVNYSRLRGEKTMEERLAAEILDAANNTGASVKKREDTHKMAEANKAFAHYRW, encoded by the coding sequence ATGCCACGTAAAGGTCCTGTAGCGAAGAGAGATGTACTTCCAGATCCGATGTACAACTCCAAATTAGTTACTCGTCTCATCAATAAAATGATGGTTGACGGTAAAAGAGGTAAATCACAAGCCATTCTTTATGCAGCATTTGATCTTATCCGCGAACGTACGGGGAAAGATCCAATGGAAGTATTTGATCAAGCCATTAAAAACATCATGCCAGTATTAGAGGTTAGAGCACGCCGTGTAGGTGGTGCTAACTACCAAGTGCCAGTTGAGGTTCGCCCTGAACGCCGTACGACTCTTGGTCTTCGCTGGTTAGTTAACTATTCTCGTCTTCGTGGTGAGAAAACAATGGAAGAACGCCTTGCGGCTGAAATCCTTGATGCAGCTAACAACACTGGTGCTTCAGTTAAGAAGCGTGAAGATACTCATAAAATGGCGGAAGCAAACAAAGCATTTGCTCATTACCGCTGGTAA
- the fusA gene encoding elongation factor G, with protein sequence MAREFSLENTRNIGIMAHIDAGKTTTTERILYYTGRIHKIGETHEGASQMDWMEQEQERGITITSAATTAQWKGNRVNIIDTPGHVDFTVEVERSLRVLDGAVTVLDAQSGVEPQTETVWRQATTYGVPRIVFVNKMDKIGADFLYSVRTIHDRLMANAHPIQLPIGAEDEFRGIIDLVEMKATFYGNDLGTEIEEGEIPEDMQAQAEEYREKLIEAIAEFDEEIMEKYLGGEEVTIPEIKAAIRKGTINVEFFPVLCGTAFKNKGVQLMLDAVVDYLPAPTDVPSIKGTLPDSDEEVTRPSSDDAPFSALAFKVMTDPYVGKLTFFRVYSGILQSGSYVQNSTKGKRERVGRILQMHANSREEISEVHAGDIAAAVGLKDTTTGDTLCDEKNLVILESMEFPEPVISLSVEPKSKGDQDKMTTALQKLQEEDPTFRAETNPETGQVVISGMGELHLDIIVDRMRREFKVEANVGAPQVAYRETFRASAQVEGKFARQSGGRGQYGHVWIEFTPNEEGAGFEFENGIVGGVVPREYIPAVQAGLEDALQNGVIAGYPLIDIKARLFDGSYHDVDSSEMAFKIAASMALKNAASKCNPVLLEPMMKVEVVIPDEYLGDIMGDITSRRGRVEGMEARGNAQVVKAFVPLSEMFGYATSLRSNTQGRGTYSMHFDHYEEVPKSVSEEIIKKNKGQ encoded by the coding sequence ATGGCAAGAGAGTTCTCCTTAGAAAACACTCGAAATATCGGTATCATGGCGCATATTGATGCCGGTAAAACGACAACTACCGAGCGTATTCTCTACTATACAGGCCGTATCCATAAAATTGGTGAGACTCACGAAGGTGCGTCTCAAATGGACTGGATGGAACAAGAACAAGAGCGCGGTATCACAATCACTTCTGCTGCGACAACTGCTCAGTGGAAGGGCAATCGTGTAAACATCATCGACACACCAGGACACGTAGACTTCACTGTTGAAGTTGAGCGTTCCCTTCGTGTTCTTGATGGTGCAGTAACTGTACTTGATGCCCAATCCGGAGTTGAGCCGCAAACAGAAACTGTTTGGCGCCAAGCAACTACGTATGGCGTTCCGCGTATCGTGTTTGTTAACAAAATGGATAAGATTGGAGCAGACTTCCTTTATTCTGTTCGCACAATCCATGACCGTTTAATGGCAAATGCACATCCGATTCAACTTCCAATCGGTGCTGAAGATGAATTCCGTGGCATCATTGACTTAGTCGAAATGAAAGCTACTTTCTACGGCAACGACCTTGGAACTGAAATCGAAGAAGGGGAAATCCCTGAAGATATGCAGGCCCAAGCAGAAGAATACCGTGAAAAACTTATCGAAGCAATTGCTGAATTCGATGAAGAAATCATGGAAAAATATCTTGGCGGTGAGGAAGTAACAATTCCTGAAATTAAAGCCGCTATCCGTAAAGGTACAATCAACGTTGAGTTCTTCCCTGTACTTTGCGGAACTGCTTTCAAAAACAAAGGTGTTCAATTAATGTTGGATGCAGTTGTTGACTATCTTCCTGCTCCTACAGACGTACCAAGCATTAAAGGGACTCTGCCAGATAGCGATGAAGAAGTAACTCGTCCATCATCAGACGATGCACCATTCTCTGCACTTGCATTTAAAGTTATGACTGACCCTTATGTAGGTAAGTTAACGTTCTTCCGTGTGTATTCTGGTATTTTACAATCCGGTTCATACGTACAGAACTCTACTAAAGGCAAACGTGAGCGTGTAGGTCGTATTCTACAAATGCATGCGAACTCCCGTGAAGAAATCTCTGAAGTGCATGCAGGCGATATCGCTGCTGCAGTTGGTCTGAAAGATACGACTACAGGGGACACTCTTTGTGACGAGAAAAACCTCGTTATTTTAGAGTCTATGGAATTCCCAGAGCCGGTTATCTCTTTATCAGTTGAGCCGAAATCAAAAGGCGACCAAGATAAAATGACAACTGCTCTGCAAAAACTTCAAGAAGAAGATCCAACTTTCCGTGCAGAAACAAATCCTGAAACAGGACAAGTTGTTATCTCCGGTATGGGTGAGCTTCACTTGGATATCATTGTAGACCGTATGCGTCGTGAATTTAAAGTAGAAGCAAACGTGGGTGCTCCACAAGTAGCTTACCGTGAAACTTTCCGTGCTTCTGCGCAAGTAGAAGGAAAGTTTGCCCGCCAATCTGGTGGACGCGGACAATACGGTCACGTATGGATCGAGTTTACACCTAACGAAGAAGGTGCTGGCTTCGAATTCGAAAACGGCATCGTCGGTGGGGTTGTTCCTCGTGAATACATCCCAGCTGTTCAAGCTGGTCTTGAAGATGCATTGCAAAACGGTGTTATTGCCGGCTATCCATTAATCGACATTAAAGCAAGACTGTTTGACGGTTCTTACCATGATGTTGACTCCAGTGAGATGGCGTTTAAAATTGCAGCATCTATGGCATTGAAAAATGCAGCTTCTAAATGTAATCCGGTTCTTCTCGAGCCAATGATGAAAGTAGAAGTTGTTATTCCTGATGAATACCTTGGAGATATTATGGGTGACATCACTTCCCGTCGTGGACGTGTGGAGGGTATGGAAGCTCGCGGTAACGCGCAAGTAGTAAAAGCATTCGTTCCACTTTCTGAAATGTTTGGTTATGCTACTTCGCTACGTTCCAATACACAAGGTCGCGGAACTTATTCTATGCACTTTGACCATTATGAAGAGGTGCCAAAATCAGTTTCCGAAGAAATCATCAAGAAAAATAAAGGTCAATAA